A genomic segment from Fuerstiella sp. encodes:
- a CDS encoding DUF1501 domain-containing protein, producing the protein MSPKSSTNFDRRSFFDHVGGGIYGAALGSILSEDVFADEEQAHSPRVYDLKPQKAHIPPRANSVIHLFMNGGPSQMDLFDPKPELEKHHGKSHFEKIAGEVESPAAAGALMRSPFRFARHGNCGMWVSELMPHLANCVDDIALIRSMFTTNLTHEPALFQIHSGNTLPGLPSLGSWITYGLGTANQSLPAYVVLDDPKGLPVNRSQSWQCGYLPPVYQGTRFRSQGSPVLDLKPDYEEPSSITHLERDLISRLDRLHERKHSFQPELAARIASYELAARMQLAASDALDLNQETDATQKMYGMNQEPLDSYGRRCLIARRLVERGVRFVQLYLNFQPFDHHSGLEKGLRNICGRTDQPIAALLRDLKIRGLLDSTLVVWGGEFGRLPIAQSKNGRDHNKNAMVSWMAGGGVKGGLSHGTTDEIGFAAAENKVSVPDWHATMLHILGLDYQRLSYYRNGLEEKLTGVFDARIVKDILS; encoded by the coding sequence ATGTCCCCAAAATCCAGCACAAACTTCGATCGACGCAGCTTCTTCGACCATGTGGGAGGAGGCATCTACGGAGCAGCGCTTGGATCTATTCTCAGCGAGGACGTGTTTGCTGATGAAGAACAGGCGCATTCACCAAGAGTTTATGACCTGAAACCACAGAAAGCACACATTCCGCCAAGGGCAAATTCTGTCATTCACCTGTTCATGAATGGCGGCCCCAGTCAGATGGATCTGTTTGATCCTAAACCGGAACTCGAAAAACATCACGGAAAATCACACTTTGAAAAAATCGCCGGAGAAGTAGAGAGTCCCGCTGCCGCCGGTGCGCTGATGCGTTCCCCATTCAGATTCGCAAGACATGGAAACTGCGGTATGTGGGTCTCAGAACTGATGCCACACCTCGCTAACTGCGTCGATGATATTGCCCTGATTCGGTCTATGTTTACAACAAATCTGACACATGAGCCGGCTCTGTTCCAGATCCACTCCGGCAACACACTGCCAGGTTTGCCCAGTCTTGGCAGCTGGATCACATACGGGCTGGGAACCGCCAATCAAAGCCTGCCGGCCTACGTCGTACTGGACGACCCGAAAGGACTTCCCGTTAACAGGTCGCAAAGCTGGCAGTGTGGGTACCTGCCGCCGGTTTATCAGGGTACTCGTTTTCGTTCGCAGGGATCACCCGTTCTGGATCTGAAACCGGACTACGAAGAACCGTCCAGTATTACTCATCTGGAACGGGACCTCATTTCCAGACTCGACCGACTGCATGAACGGAAACATTCGTTCCAGCCGGAACTCGCAGCACGGATTGCCAGTTACGAGCTTGCAGCACGTATGCAGCTGGCAGCTTCCGATGCCCTGGATCTCAACCAGGAAACCGACGCCACACAAAAAATGTACGGAATGAACCAGGAACCTCTCGATTCATACGGTCGCCGTTGCCTGATTGCCCGACGTCTAGTGGAACGTGGTGTGCGTTTTGTACAGCTGTATCTCAATTTTCAGCCGTTTGACCATCATTCCGGCCTTGAGAAAGGACTCAGAAATATCTGTGGACGCACGGACCAGCCGATTGCTGCGCTGTTAAGAGATTTAAAAATTCGCGGTCTGCTGGACAGTACGCTGGTGGTCTGGGGTGGCGAATTCGGTCGGTTGCCGATTGCCCAGAGCAAAAACGGGCGTGATCACAACAAAAATGCGATGGTCAGCTGGATGGCCGGCGGAGGCGTCAAAGGCGGACTCAGTCACGGAACCACCGATGAGATCGGATTTGCTGCCGCAGAGAACAAAGTCAGCGTACCTGACTGGCACGCCACCATGCTGCACATTCTGGGCCTGGACTACCAGCGGCTATCGTATTACCGCAACGGACTTGAAGAGAAGCTGACCGGTGTCTTCGACGCCCGGATTGTTAAAGATATCCTGTCCTGA
- a CDS encoding PSD1 and planctomycete cytochrome C domain-containing protein encodes MSSLYPIHCQRPLNLIVMTVGAMICAEALSAEQPSDQFLYEKQVRPIFAVHCFGCHGEMQRAELDLRSRQSILRGSESGPVISPESPVLSPLYEVIHEGRMPPEDKQPLTDDERQIIERWIISGAVFQESGSDNSDQLNQHVILPVLRLRCTVCHGRQKQEAGLDLRTRASILRGGQSGPAMVLGKPDQSLILKRIHAEEMPPLDKLAAVSVKPMDEAEIKLLTAWIRTNAPEQDIPEDVANTQPDALVSAQDRNFWSFRGPEPVPVPETTGHTRNPVDAFVLQKLQENGLTFSPEADPATLLRRATLDLTGLPPSPTDIENFLSDTSPDAWERVINRLLNSPHYGERWGRYWLDLAGYSDSEGGQHADRIRPEAYRYRDYVIRSLNNDKPYNRFLLEQIAGDELVDYRNADRITDEIYDNLVATGFLRMAPDGTYAGITAFVPDRLEIIDDEIEVLTSSVMGLTIRCARCHSHKFDPIPQRDYYRLAAVFKGALDEHDWLEPTRGRYLDQVKDDERHAWQSHDEKLVAEIESIKKRLREKQGEYAKRHADDSPNTETLKKLEPEFAEAAKHAEEAIKTIEQKRVPQPLIRALWDRGEPSPTYLLKRGNYLTPARPVGPGVPSVLTDGMTPFQIEPPFENTTGRRLAFARWLITSDHPLTARVMVNRIWKHHFGSGIVSTLDNFGTTGARPTHPELLDWLARSFVRSGWSIKAMHRLMMHSTTWRQSSTVTNDHMRLDPENRLLSRMPLRRMEGEVLRDCLLSVAGRLDPTQYGPADALDARDDGLVVSVGINDRWRRTIYVLQRRTAHLTILDNFDLPQLNPNCIERGDSIVAPQALHLLNNKRIHELSRFFAARIRSEAGTKPEAQIERVWLVAYGRHPTGDEKRTMLTSFRKLTEEWTRKTDNRNHSTQENSPPSAELPPTTSDPDAAAQRALENLCHAITNSADFLYID; translated from the coding sequence ATGAGCTCGCTTTATCCCATTCATTGCCAACGTCCGCTGAACCTCATCGTGATGACTGTGGGCGCGATGATTTGCGCTGAGGCACTGTCTGCAGAACAGCCGTCGGACCAGTTTCTTTATGAAAAACAGGTCCGGCCGATATTCGCAGTCCACTGCTTCGGGTGTCATGGAGAAATGCAGCGGGCGGAGCTTGACCTGCGTTCCCGTCAGTCAATTCTGCGCGGCAGCGAATCCGGCCCGGTCATTTCGCCGGAATCACCCGTACTAAGTCCGCTTTACGAGGTCATCCACGAAGGACGAATGCCTCCGGAAGACAAACAACCGCTGACGGATGATGAAAGACAGATAATCGAACGATGGATAATCTCAGGGGCCGTGTTTCAGGAATCGGGATCAGACAATTCTGATCAGCTGAATCAGCACGTCATCCTGCCGGTCCTGCGGTTGCGCTGTACCGTCTGCCACGGTCGTCAGAAACAGGAAGCAGGGCTCGACCTGCGCACCAGAGCCTCTATTCTCAGAGGTGGACAATCCGGACCGGCTATGGTGCTCGGAAAACCGGATCAAAGTCTGATTCTCAAAAGGATCCACGCCGAAGAAATGCCGCCACTTGACAAACTGGCAGCGGTCAGCGTGAAACCGATGGACGAAGCCGAAATCAAACTGCTGACAGCCTGGATTCGTACAAACGCTCCCGAACAGGACATTCCCGAAGACGTTGCCAACACACAGCCGGATGCACTGGTGAGTGCACAGGATCGGAACTTCTGGTCTTTCCGGGGCCCTGAACCTGTACCGGTTCCCGAAACAACAGGTCACACGCGTAACCCTGTCGATGCATTTGTGCTGCAGAAACTGCAGGAAAACGGACTGACTTTTTCACCCGAAGCAGACCCGGCCACACTGCTTCGTCGGGCAACACTGGATCTCACGGGCTTACCACCTTCACCGACCGATATCGAAAACTTCCTTTCCGACACATCACCGGATGCCTGGGAACGCGTGATCAATCGACTTCTGAACTCACCTCACTATGGAGAACGCTGGGGACGTTACTGGCTTGATTTGGCAGGATACTCAGATTCCGAAGGCGGACAGCACGCAGATCGGATTCGTCCCGAAGCCTATCGCTATCGTGATTACGTCATTCGTTCCCTGAACAATGACAAACCCTATAACCGCTTTCTACTCGAACAAATCGCCGGTGATGAACTGGTTGACTATCGTAATGCTGACCGGATCACTGACGAGATCTATGACAACCTCGTGGCAACTGGTTTTTTGCGAATGGCCCCGGACGGAACTTATGCGGGAATCACGGCGTTCGTTCCCGATCGTCTGGAAATCATCGACGATGAGATTGAGGTACTCACGTCTTCGGTCATGGGTCTGACCATACGATGCGCGAGGTGTCATTCACACAAATTCGATCCTATTCCACAGCGGGATTATTATCGTCTGGCCGCGGTCTTCAAAGGAGCACTGGACGAACATGACTGGCTGGAGCCGACCCGGGGCCGATACCTGGATCAGGTCAAAGACGATGAGCGGCATGCGTGGCAGTCACATGACGAAAAACTGGTTGCAGAAATCGAGTCCATCAAAAAACGACTCAGAGAGAAGCAGGGCGAATACGCGAAACGACATGCCGATGATTCCCCGAACACAGAAACTTTAAAGAAACTGGAACCTGAATTTGCCGAAGCTGCAAAACATGCAGAAGAAGCGATTAAGACAATCGAACAAAAACGGGTGCCGCAACCACTTATTCGGGCGCTGTGGGATCGAGGAGAACCGTCGCCCACGTATCTTCTGAAACGCGGCAATTACCTCACTCCCGCTCGTCCGGTGGGTCCAGGCGTTCCATCGGTGCTGACCGACGGAATGACCCCGTTTCAGATTGAGCCCCCGTTCGAAAATACTACCGGACGGCGACTGGCGTTTGCTCGCTGGCTGATCACTTCGGATCACCCGTTGACAGCTCGCGTCATGGTGAACCGAATCTGGAAACATCATTTCGGTAGCGGAATCGTTTCAACGCTGGATAATTTCGGAACCACCGGTGCTCGCCCCACCCATCCCGAACTCCTAGACTGGCTTGCCCGCAGTTTTGTGCGCAGCGGCTGGTCCATTAAAGCCATGCATCGTCTGATGATGCATTCGACGACCTGGCGACAGTCATCTACTGTGACCAACGACCACATGCGGCTCGATCCGGAAAACAGGCTGCTGTCCCGAATGCCTCTGCGAAGAATGGAAGGAGAAGTTCTGCGGGACTGTCTGTTGAGTGTTGCCGGCAGACTGGATCCGACACAGTACGGTCCGGCGGACGCACTTGATGCTCGTGACGACGGGCTTGTGGTCAGTGTGGGAATAAATGATCGTTGGCGGCGAACGATATACGTTCTGCAGCGACGGACGGCCCATCTGACGATCCTGGACAATTTCGACCTTCCGCAACTGAACCCAAACTGTATCGAACGCGGTGATTCCATTGTGGCACCTCAGGCGTTGCACCTGCTGAACAACAAACGAATTCATGAGCTTAGCCGTTTTTTTGCTGCCCGCATCAGAAGCGAAGCCGGCACCAAACCGGAGGCGCAAATCGAACGCGTCTGGCTGGTCGCCTATGGTCGTCATCCGACAGGCGATGAAAAAAGGACAATGCTGACTTCATTCCGCAAACTGACAGAGGAATGGACCCGGAAAACGGATAATCGGAATCACAGTACTCAGGAAAACAGTCCACCATCGGCAGAGCTTCCCCCCACAACATCCGATCCGGATGCAGCGGCCCAAAGAGCGCTTGAGAATCTTTGCCATGCCATTACGAATTCCGCCGATTTTTTGTACATCGATTGA
- a CDS encoding DUF1501 domain-containing protein, producing the protein METFDPKMEATSDYRSMVGAMSTSLPGVEFGGLLPNLSRHAHEMTIVRSFRHSNADHLGASHYVLTAHDAPGGVQRQQSPSFGSVAARVRGASHPLSGVPTFVRLSRTISFDFDQPLWPGVGNSLFDADGPSRSSLNMAVDASRLNDRQNLLQELDRVHRELDQSGLTVGMDSFRQQALDLVSGGVRHAFDISKEAPRLRERYGPRLGAQLLAARRLCEAGCGFVMLNYGWAPNPAETPFTWDMHLGPGQLRAPRMEQQLQSMFPMFDQAVSAFLDDVRGRGLNNNILLVVTGDFGRTPKINAFGGRDHWPDLCTLALAGGGLTMVQVIGTSSARAEYPTSRMIEPKDLMATLFHVLRIAADIQFEDFSGRPRYLLPEGAKVISELI; encoded by the coding sequence ATCGAAACGTTTGATCCAAAAATGGAAGCAACATCCGACTATCGCAGTATGGTCGGTGCAATGTCAACAAGTCTGCCAGGGGTTGAATTTGGCGGCCTGCTTCCGAATCTGTCGCGTCATGCCCATGAAATGACAATCGTCCGCTCATTTCGTCACAGCAACGCTGATCACCTCGGTGCATCACATTACGTTCTCACCGCCCATGACGCACCGGGCGGGGTTCAACGGCAACAGAGTCCGTCATTCGGATCGGTCGCTGCCCGGGTTCGTGGAGCAAGTCACCCGCTGTCGGGAGTCCCCACATTCGTTCGGCTCAGCCGAACTATCAGCTTTGACTTTGACCAGCCTCTGTGGCCTGGAGTTGGTAATTCACTGTTCGATGCGGATGGTCCGTCGCGCAGCAGTCTCAACATGGCCGTGGATGCATCTCGACTTAACGATCGTCAAAACCTGCTCCAGGAACTGGACCGTGTGCATCGTGAGCTGGATCAAAGTGGTCTCACAGTCGGAATGGATTCCTTCCGGCAGCAGGCACTCGATCTCGTTTCCGGAGGAGTTCGGCACGCGTTCGACATTTCAAAAGAAGCTCCGCGACTGCGTGAAAGATATGGTCCAAGGCTTGGTGCTCAGTTACTGGCGGCGAGGCGATTGTGTGAAGCCGGATGTGGATTTGTGATGCTCAACTACGGGTGGGCTCCGAACCCGGCAGAGACACCATTTACCTGGGATATGCACCTGGGTCCTGGCCAGCTCCGGGCGCCACGAATGGAACAACAGCTGCAAAGCATGTTCCCGATGTTCGACCAGGCGGTTTCAGCATTTCTGGATGACGTTCGGGGTCGCGGCCTGAACAACAACATTCTGCTCGTGGTGACCGGTGACTTCGGTCGCACACCAAAAATCAATGCATTTGGCGGTCGCGACCACTGGCCGGACCTCTGTACACTCGCACTGGCCGGCGGAGGTCTGACAATGGTTCAGGTCATCGGAACGTCATCCGCCAGAGCCGAATATCCGACATCGCGCATGATTGAACCAAAAGACCTGATGGCAACACTGTTCCATGTACTCAGAATCGCTGCCGATATTCAGTTTGAAGATTTCTCCGGTCGGCCACGATATCTGCTTCCCGAAGGTGCAAAGGTCATCAGTGAACTGATCTGA
- a CDS encoding GNAT family N-acetyltransferase, whose product MSAQRRDRLLTGVGNSRKPTFFFRRTVHAGSGNTMKQPVITQHIYPAEASVQQDLISLWRSEWSQTDYNWLEALYGDYSKTLTIVSMIARVDDQPVATATVNLPRNSPEVCLLGNVVTLKPYRGRGLGAAVTDAAVAYGFDAGCRIACLGSSRVRGNVYKRIGFEYLSGCIMCRSAGSEQHDDINLFASGQATKIRNANWGDMPGLVSLLTQSLPDTVLDYPRGLFSVKSADPVRCVSAFAAIHDQTRQRGGLMLTLASQSGSRVFGFGSLTPGPSPGRTHQAVLDVAAHDRYSGSLGEIIDRLRYEATQRGVEVLRAFVGTEESLKTSALTVAGFRPAGRLSDHFQLRNGAMDAIVLDAKLSGMC is encoded by the coding sequence ATGAGTGCCCAACGAAGAGACCGGTTGCTCACCGGGGTTGGCAACAGCCGAAAACCAACGTTTTTCTTCCGGCGTACAGTACATGCCGGGTCCGGTAATACAATGAAACAACCAGTGATAACGCAGCACATCTATCCTGCTGAAGCATCCGTTCAGCAGGATTTAATCAGTCTGTGGCGCAGCGAGTGGAGCCAAACCGACTACAACTGGCTCGAAGCGTTGTATGGCGATTACAGTAAAACGCTCACAATTGTTTCCATGATTGCCCGTGTCGATGATCAGCCGGTGGCAACGGCAACAGTTAACCTGCCCCGAAATTCGCCGGAGGTGTGTCTGCTCGGCAATGTTGTCACTCTGAAACCATATCGTGGCCGGGGCCTTGGCGCAGCCGTCACGGATGCGGCAGTGGCTTACGGATTTGACGCCGGCTGCCGGATCGCCTGTCTCGGCTCATCGCGAGTACGTGGCAATGTGTATAAACGCATCGGGTTTGAATACCTCAGTGGCTGTATCATGTGCAGGTCTGCTGGCAGTGAACAGCACGACGATATAAATCTCTTCGCATCCGGTCAGGCAACGAAAATCCGGAACGCCAACTGGGGGGATATGCCCGGTCTGGTGAGTCTGCTGACACAATCATTGCCGGATACGGTACTCGACTATCCGCGTGGATTGTTTTCCGTAAAGTCTGCGGATCCGGTGCGCTGCGTGTCAGCGTTCGCAGCCATACATGACCAGACCAGACAGCGAGGGGGTCTGATGCTGACACTCGCCTCACAGAGCGGCAGTCGTGTGTTTGGTTTTGGATCTCTGACACCAGGACCGTCACCCGGCCGTACACATCAGGCGGTTCTGGACGTGGCTGCTCATGACCGATACTCCGGGTCTCTGGGAGAAATCATTGACCGTCTCAGATATGAAGCCACACAACGCGGTGTGGAAGTTCTTCGCGCCTTTGTCGGTACGGAAGAATCCCTGAAAACCTCGGCTCTGACTGTCGCCGGCTTTCGACCCGCGGGTCGATTGTCAGACCACTTCCAGCTGCGAAACGGTGCCATGGATGCGATTGTTCTGGATGCAAAGCTGTCCGGTATGTGCTGA
- a CDS encoding CPBP family intramembrane metalloprotease: MSGQEPGGLRNGADYWLRSLLALFGNSQAFLLPILVIATLLSWHLVRRYPWKIRLETQIGMLAESLLLAVALVAVGQLHHLLFVNLQTPDPTQPLMTVDGRMTHAVSYIGAGVYEEVLFRLLLVPAAFGLFRVMELPARWATIMAAVSTSFLFALAHHLGPAADAFNLFTFSFRAAAGVFFATVFFLRGFGITVGCHAVYDLLVGVFLANQT, translated from the coding sequence TTGTCAGGGCAGGAACCCGGCGGACTGCGCAACGGAGCCGACTACTGGCTGAGGTCTCTGCTCGCCCTGTTCGGTAACAGTCAGGCTTTTCTGCTGCCCATACTGGTAATCGCCACTCTGCTGAGCTGGCATTTGGTTCGTCGTTACCCGTGGAAAATTCGGCTGGAAACTCAGATCGGTATGCTGGCGGAAAGTCTTCTGCTGGCCGTGGCTCTGGTGGCAGTGGGGCAACTGCATCATTTGCTGTTCGTTAACCTGCAGACTCCGGATCCGACACAGCCATTGATGACAGTCGACGGCCGCATGACACATGCCGTTTCCTACATTGGTGCCGGTGTTTACGAAGAAGTGCTGTTCCGACTGCTGCTGGTGCCCGCGGCATTCGGACTGTTTCGCGTGATGGAACTCCCTGCAAGATGGGCAACGATCATGGCAGCAGTCTCGACGAGTTTCCTGTTTGCGCTGGCTCATCATCTTGGACCGGCTGCCGATGCCTTCAATCTGTTCACATTCTCATTTCGCGCCGCTGCCGGAGTATTCTTCGCCACTGTGTTTTTTTTGAGAGGGTTCGGAATTACGGTCGGTTGTCACGCTGTCTATGATCTGCTGGTTGGAGTTTTTCTGGCGAATCAAACCTAA
- a CDS encoding serine acetyltransferase: protein MYATTGKYGTGQQLVRQLIRQDVTGAVSATRPLPEEAAVIEIAHDLRRLICPELWLSCAEDSVESAARRCFSRVEHRLRKQIEIGVRHSQLKNLRLHSSASVEIEDVATELTSRFLGLLPQLQKLLQDDIQAAFDRDPAATSREEIIISYPGIHAVLVYRMAHALLKLKVPYLPRILTEWAHRETGIDIHPGAQIGPRFFIDHGTGVVIGETCVIGSSVTLYQGVTLGAWSFPRDEDGRLIRGMQRHPTLEDNVTIYSNATILGGRTVVGAGSQVGSSVTLSRSVPANTIVTIEDPSLQFREAV from the coding sequence ATGTATGCGACAACAGGGAAATACGGCACCGGTCAGCAACTGGTCAGACAACTCATCCGGCAGGATGTGACAGGTGCAGTGTCTGCAACGCGGCCGCTTCCGGAGGAAGCAGCAGTGATTGAGATTGCTCATGACCTGCGCCGTCTGATTTGTCCAGAACTCTGGCTTTCGTGCGCTGAAGATTCAGTGGAGTCCGCCGCCCGGCGCTGTTTTTCAAGAGTCGAACATCGTTTACGGAAACAAATTGAAATTGGCGTTCGACATTCGCAATTGAAAAATTTACGGCTTCACAGTTCAGCATCGGTTGAGATTGAAGATGTTGCGACCGAACTGACGTCTCGATTTCTGGGGTTGTTGCCACAGTTGCAGAAACTGCTGCAGGATGACATTCAGGCGGCGTTTGACAGGGATCCGGCGGCGACGTCACGGGAGGAGATTATCATCAGCTACCCGGGGATTCACGCGGTGCTGGTTTATCGCATGGCACATGCCCTGCTGAAGCTGAAAGTTCCGTATCTGCCTCGAATTCTTACGGAGTGGGCTCACCGGGAGACGGGGATTGATATTCATCCCGGTGCTCAGATCGGTCCTCGTTTTTTTATCGATCACGGTACCGGAGTCGTTATTGGTGAAACATGCGTGATTGGTTCTTCAGTAACGTTATATCAGGGGGTAACACTTGGTGCCTGGTCGTTTCCACGTGATGAAGATGGCCGGCTAATTCGAGGGATGCAGCGACATCCGACACTGGAGGACAACGTAACGATCTATTCGAACGCCACTATTCTTGGGGGACGTACCGTTGTTGGTGCCGGGTCACAGGTTGGTTCCAGTGTGACACTCAGTCGCAGCGTTCCTGCCAATACGATTGTCACTATTGAGGATCCTTCATTGCAGTTTCGTGAGGCCGTCTAG
- a CDS encoding DUF58 domain-containing protein yields MTARGVWTLIPALIGAIVGLITGNSAVSLLSLAVILWMITEWTWFQWRVLREFRSISVERRINQRGDAAGICHADRTMRISVTVHCHRGKLQPWTRIRDLVPDILTVIQGNPVQFVVSSEKQVTFNYRCQPQAAGTATMSGCLLRIQDPHGFFLSDRFVTAQQTIRILPSCESIADAHPQIKRLNCLPQHGSHRLQRAGMGSELLELREYVPGDPPKSIAWKVSARRDRLMTREYESEVAVRTIVFVDNSSRTRRGHRGSRLCDTSSRLAAGICKNAVNAGDPTGLVLFSESGAKRISPGRGDRTMFRVLEMLSESCHTDNGQLNWTVDLQKLAMDVCEERYPHLLDININRVPWTVFPILPWNRRVFHTRWRLSAILCQLYQLSISDWSRLLNDDDFMGRHLSEFLTAHGRSPITYQSSTVEQQNSASLNETLRHLSISIQQTTAQARDNEHYLIVCDLLDAAPLLSTIRPVIQLARAAHHRLSFVCPAPSSHAISGNGNDPPTAPILLHEAWQIELQEKRDRLTRKLWSLGATVAFPDRDEPLSITLQNLNRRRRGRAATRDI; encoded by the coding sequence ATGACCGCAAGAGGCGTCTGGACACTGATTCCAGCGCTGATCGGAGCCATTGTCGGACTAATAACCGGCAACTCCGCAGTCAGTTTGCTCTCGCTGGCTGTCATTCTCTGGATGATAACCGAATGGACGTGGTTTCAATGGAGAGTACTCCGCGAGTTCCGTTCTATTTCAGTCGAACGCAGGATCAATCAACGGGGGGATGCTGCCGGGATTTGCCATGCCGACCGGACGATGAGAATTTCCGTGACAGTGCACTGCCACCGCGGAAAACTGCAACCGTGGACAAGAATTCGTGATCTCGTGCCCGACATTCTGACGGTCATCCAGGGAAATCCGGTTCAGTTTGTCGTCTCGTCGGAGAAGCAGGTGACTTTCAACTACCGTTGCCAGCCTCAGGCAGCCGGTACTGCCACCATGTCGGGTTGCCTGTTGCGGATTCAGGACCCCCATGGTTTTTTTCTGAGTGACCGCTTTGTTACTGCACAGCAGACGATTCGAATTCTGCCGAGCTGCGAATCGATCGCAGATGCTCACCCGCAAATCAAACGCCTCAACTGTCTTCCTCAACACGGCAGCCATCGTCTCCAGCGCGCAGGCATGGGCTCTGAACTGCTTGAACTGCGCGAATACGTGCCAGGAGATCCACCCAAGTCAATTGCCTGGAAGGTCTCAGCGCGTCGTGACAGGCTCATGACCCGTGAATACGAATCCGAAGTCGCCGTACGGACGATTGTTTTCGTTGACAATTCCTCCCGCACACGTCGTGGTCACCGTGGAAGTCGTCTGTGTGACACATCCAGTCGACTGGCCGCCGGTATTTGCAAAAACGCAGTGAACGCGGGCGACCCGACCGGCCTGGTCCTGTTTTCGGAATCGGGGGCGAAACGAATTTCACCAGGCCGGGGTGACCGAACGATGTTTCGTGTCCTGGAGATGCTGTCCGAAAGCTGCCACACCGATAACGGGCAGCTCAACTGGACTGTCGACCTGCAGAAACTGGCCATGGACGTCTGCGAGGAACGTTATCCGCATCTGCTCGATATCAACATCAACAGAGTCCCGTGGACTGTCTTTCCGATCCTTCCGTGGAATCGCCGGGTGTTCCATACACGCTGGCGGCTGTCTGCAATCCTGTGCCAGCTCTATCAACTCAGCATCAGTGACTGGTCTCGACTGCTCAACGACGATGACTTCATGGGACGTCATCTTTCAGAATTTCTGACTGCCCACGGCCGCTCGCCCATCACATATCAATCGTCAACAGTAGAACAGCAGAATTCCGCGTCTCTGAATGAGACGCTGCGACACCTTAGTATTTCAATTCAACAGACGACCGCTCAGGCTCGTGATAATGAACACTACCTGATTGTTTGCGACCTGCTGGACGCCGCCCCTCTGCTGTCGACTATCCGTCCGGTGATTCAGCTGGCCCGGGCCGCACACCACCGTCTGAGCTTCGTGTGTCCCGCCCCTTCTTCGCACGCCATTTCCGGAAACGGCAACGATCCGCCGACGGCGCCCATTCTTCTGCACGAAGCGTGGCAAATTGAACTTCAGGAAAAACGCGATCGTCTGACGCGTAAACTGTGGTCTCTTGGGGCCACGGTGGCATTTCCTGACAGAGATGAACCACTTTCCATCACACTGCAGAATCTTAACCGCAGACGTCGGGGACGTGCGGCGACCCGCGATATCTAA
- a CDS encoding MoxR family ATPase, with amino-acid sequence MSVSQQQNPAARVSELRSLALAGTSQVVVGLDAVTDQLLMALLAGGHVLLEGVPGTAKTSLCRAFSTVMGIDYERVQFTPDLLPSDVTGTQILDRQTSDFVLRKGPIFCQLLLADELNRAPARTQSALLEAMQEQQVTIEGTTLPLPDPFMVLATQNPIEQEGVYRLPEAQLDRFLFRVPVGYPDRDREIDMLNLHSRPMTVPQPVTGPEEIRQIRQCVDSVYATPEMQAYIIDLIRMSREHPDLLLGGSPRAAISIMKAAKVHALLHARDYLTHADVQGVIQPVLGHRLIMRPESEMDGHTVEEVIQQVVESVAVLQD; translated from the coding sequence GTGTCTGTATCACAGCAACAGAATCCGGCCGCACGTGTCAGCGAATTGCGCAGTCTTGCACTGGCCGGAACGAGTCAGGTGGTTGTTGGACTGGACGCTGTCACTGACCAGCTGCTGATGGCGCTGCTGGCCGGGGGACACGTGTTACTGGAAGGTGTTCCCGGAACGGCCAAAACATCGCTCTGCCGCGCATTTTCAACCGTTATGGGTATCGACTATGAACGAGTGCAGTTCACTCCTGATCTCCTGCCGTCTGACGTAACCGGTACACAGATTCTCGACCGGCAAACGAGTGATTTTGTGCTTCGTAAGGGCCCGATTTTCTGCCAGCTGCTGCTCGCTGATGAACTCAATCGAGCTCCCGCCCGGACACAATCGGCTCTGCTGGAAGCGATGCAGGAACAACAGGTCACGATTGAAGGGACAACATTACCGCTTCCTGACCCCTTTATGGTCCTGGCAACTCAGAATCCGATCGAGCAGGAAGGAGTGTACCGTCTTCCGGAGGCTCAGCTGGACCGTTTCCTGTTTCGTGTTCCTGTCGGATATCCGGATCGTGATCGTGAAATCGACATGCTGAACCTGCACAGTCGTCCGATGACGGTTCCTCAACCGGTTACCGGTCCCGAAGAAATCCGACAGATACGACAGTGCGTGGATTCCGTCTATGCCACCCCTGAGATGCAGGCTTATATCATTGATTTGATTCGGATGAGTCGCGAGCATCCTGACCTGCTTCTGGGCGGCAGTCCTCGGGCCGCCATTTCGATCATGAAAGCAGCAAAGGTTCATGCGCTGCTGCACGCACGTGACTATCTGACCCATGCAGACGTCCAGGGTGTCATTCAGCCGGTTCTTGGACATCGACTGATTATGAGACCGGAATCCGAGATGGATGGACATACAGTGGAAGAAGTCATTCAGCAGGTCGTTGAATCCGTAGCCGTTCTGCAGGACTAA